In a genomic window of Vicinamibacterales bacterium:
- a CDS encoding PQQ-binding-like beta-propeller repeat protein: MHKPAGKRGLSPFFVVAVAGMLGAAQAPPRMPDYPLQFAGFAARFQPDGTFTLEGAGWPSFRGTWKVVDGAIELLTPGAPGGCENPGRYRVHSQDGRTTLDLVADDCGPRRMILDRSSWRRAGEKDPVPERTIVRTAAPRSGPLPSPAPAAGSWPAFRGPMASGIADGMNLPDTWNPATGLNIRWRAAIPGLAHSSPIVWGDRVFVTSAVSTRADATFKPGLYGDGDASDDRTQQRWTIYALDRVTGKVLWERVAHEGEPREKRHIKSTYASATPATDGRIVVASFGSHGLHAYDVNGAPLWTIDLGRMDVGAYDIPTFEWGTASSPVIWNGLVILQVDTQADSFLIAVKAETGETVWKTAREELPSWGTPTVAETAAGPVLVTNASNFIRGYDPRTGRELWRLGGSSKITAPTPIFAGGLFVIASGRAPERPIFAVRPEAKGNITLGSGITQSEAVAWSKVNRGSYMPTPLAYKGILYVLANNGQFDAYDLATGAEIYRQRLSTIGNGFSASPVAADDKIYLSNEDGDIIVITAGSTFAQIAVNSMGELVMATPALSRGVMYVRGLHTLFAIGR, from the coding sequence ATGCACAAACCTGCTGGAAAAAGGGGACTGTCCCCTTTTTTCGTCGTGGCCGTCGCGGGGATGCTCGGCGCCGCGCAGGCGCCTCCGCGGATGCCCGACTATCCGCTGCAGTTCGCGGGCTTCGCCGCGCGGTTCCAGCCTGACGGTACGTTCACGCTCGAGGGGGCCGGATGGCCCTCGTTCCGCGGCACGTGGAAGGTGGTGGACGGCGCGATCGAGCTGCTGACGCCCGGCGCGCCCGGCGGGTGCGAGAACCCCGGCCGCTATCGCGTGCACTCACAGGACGGCCGCACGACGCTCGATCTCGTCGCCGACGACTGCGGTCCGCGGCGGATGATCCTCGACCGCAGCAGCTGGCGCCGCGCGGGTGAGAAGGACCCGGTTCCCGAGCGCACGATCGTGAGGACGGCGGCGCCGCGCAGCGGTCCGCTGCCATCGCCGGCACCCGCCGCCGGCAGCTGGCCGGCATTCCGCGGGCCGATGGCGTCCGGCATCGCGGACGGCATGAACCTGCCTGACACCTGGAACCCGGCGACCGGCCTCAACATCCGCTGGAGAGCCGCGATTCCCGGCCTCGCGCATTCGAGCCCGATCGTCTGGGGTGATCGCGTCTTCGTCACCAGCGCGGTGAGCACCCGCGCCGATGCCACGTTCAAGCCGGGACTCTACGGCGACGGCGACGCGTCGGACGATCGCACGCAACAGCGCTGGACGATTTACGCGCTGGATCGGGTCACCGGGAAGGTGCTCTGGGAGCGCGTCGCACACGAGGGGGAGCCACGCGAGAAGCGGCACATCAAGTCCACGTACGCGAGTGCGACGCCCGCGACCGACGGCCGTATCGTCGTCGCCTCGTTCGGATCGCACGGCCTGCACGCGTACGATGTCAACGGCGCGCCGCTGTGGACGATCGATCTCGGACGGATGGACGTCGGCGCGTACGACATCCCCACGTTCGAGTGGGGCACGGCGAGCTCGCCGGTCATCTGGAACGGACTCGTGATCCTGCAGGTCGACACGCAGGCGGATTCGTTTCTGATCGCGGTGAAGGCGGAGACCGGCGAGACGGTCTGGAAGACGGCGCGCGAGGAGCTTCCGTCGTGGGGCACGCCCACGGTGGCCGAGACGGCGGCCGGACCGGTGCTCGTGACGAATGCGTCGAACTTCATCCGCGGCTACGATCCGCGCACGGGCAGGGAGCTCTGGCGGCTCGGGGGCAGCTCGAAGATCACGGCGCCGACGCCGATCTTCGCCGGCGGGCTGTTCGTGATTGCCAGCGGCCGCGCGCCGGAGCGGCCGATCTTTGCCGTCCGTCCGGAGGCGAAGGGGAATATCACGCTCGGCAGCGGGATCACCCAGAGCGAGGCGGTGGCGTGGAGCAAGGTGAATCGCGGCTCGTACATGCCGACGCCGCTGGCCTACAAGGGGATCCTCTACGTTCTCGCCAACAATGGGCAGTTCGACGCCTACGATCTCGCGACCGGCGCGGAGATCTACCGCCAGCGTCTGTCGACGATTGGCAACGGCTTCAGCGCGTCGCCGGTGGCGGCCGATGACAAGATCTATCTCTCCAACGAGGACGGCGACATCATCGTGATCACGGCGGGATCGACGTTCGCGCAGATCGCGGTGAACTCGATGGGCGAGCTGGTCATGGCCACGCCGGCGCTCTCCCGCGGCGTGATGTACGTCCGCGGCCTCCACACCCTGTTCGCCATCGGCCGGTAA
- a CDS encoding GNAT family N-acetyltransferase, with amino-acid sequence MILRTARLGLRELTAEDGPFILALLNDPGFIEHIGDRGVRSIADAVSYIERGPRASYAQHGFGLWLVELSDTSTPIGICGILKRDVLPDPDIGFAFLPDYRSRGFAYEAAAAVRDFARQTLRLPRLLAIVSPANGRSIRLLQRLGFAFERTMTVPNDAQELQVFAGRL; translated from the coding sequence ATGATCCTGCGTACCGCGCGCCTGGGCCTGCGCGAGCTCACCGCCGAGGACGGGCCGTTCATCCTCGCGCTCCTCAACGATCCCGGCTTCATCGAGCACATCGGCGATCGCGGGGTGCGCAGCATCGCGGACGCCGTGTCGTACATCGAGCGGGGGCCGCGGGCGAGCTACGCGCAGCACGGCTTCGGCCTATGGCTCGTCGAATTGTCCGACACGTCGACGCCGATCGGGATTTGCGGCATCCTCAAGCGCGACGTCTTGCCGGATCCGGACATCGGCTTCGCGTTTCTGCCGGACTATCGGTCGCGCGGATTCGCCTATGAAGCGGCTGCCGCCGTCCGCGACTTCGCGCGCCAGACACTTCGGCTGCCGCGCCTGCTCGCGATCGTGAGCCCGGCGAATGGCCGGTCGATCCGGCTGCTGCAGCGCCTGGGGTTTGCGTTCGAGAGGACGATGACGGTGCCGAACGACGCGCAGGAACTGCAGGTGTTCGCGGGACGGCTTTGA
- a CDS encoding YbhB/YbcL family Raf kinase inhibitor-like protein, which yields MRIPRSRIGLGIAVLALAAAIDLPAQSPPAPLAQPPAPGAPSAPQRGPGRGRSVQVMTLTSAAWPDGGPIPAKYAQPGGEVSPPLAWSNVPETAASFVLVVHDLDAATGAGTDDTLHWLVWNIPGAARSLAEAVPQGAVLPDGSRQISATGPVYRGPAAPSSGPPHHYVFELFALDGMLDVPAVGAAPSQTRAAVMTAMAGRVRGKAVYTGLYRRP from the coding sequence ATGAGGATCCCCCGTTCTCGCATCGGACTGGGGATCGCCGTGCTGGCGCTGGCGGCCGCGATCGATCTGCCGGCGCAGTCGCCGCCGGCGCCCCTGGCGCAGCCGCCCGCGCCCGGCGCGCCGTCCGCGCCGCAGCGCGGCCCAGGGCGCGGACGCAGCGTGCAGGTGATGACGTTGACCTCTGCGGCATGGCCCGACGGCGGCCCGATCCCTGCGAAGTACGCACAGCCGGGAGGGGAGGTCTCCCCCCCGCTGGCGTGGAGCAACGTGCCCGAGACCGCCGCGAGCTTCGTGCTCGTCGTCCACGATCTCGATGCGGCGACCGGCGCCGGCACGGACGACACGCTGCACTGGCTGGTCTGGAACATTCCCGGCGCCGCGCGGTCGCTGGCGGAGGCGGTTCCGCAGGGCGCCGTGTTGCCGGACGGCTCGCGTCAGATCAGCGCAACGGGTCCGGTCTATCGTGGTCCCGCGGCCCCGTCCAGCGGCCCGCCGCATCATTACGTGTTCGAGCTGTTCGCGCTCGACGGCATGCTCGACGTGCCTGCCGTGGGCGCGGCGCCGTCGCAGACGCGCGCCGCGGTCATGACCGCGATGGCCGGACGCGTGCGCGGCAAAGCGGTCTACACCGGTCTCTATCGACGTCCATGA
- a CDS encoding DUF1028 domain-containing protein yields the protein MPRALVLMMAALLAAPVPALATWSVIAVDRSTGRVVIASATCVDRDDQFLPGVQAVVVPGKGVAACQAAVDGTHQNQMLVFAELQKGTDPKAIVEMLSRDPAFQSRQFGIVDLQGRSAGHSGLTNGYVSQDMQGQVPGTEIFYSIQGNILRPGDAVPNAVKAFVAARGAVTDRVMAALEAADAAGGDSRCSCPPPSADQPASAIPCDGKTAHVAYILMAEKADTNGDSHNNGRYAMFLRVAQPGRGANEIRAGENLNPVKTLRMRYDAWRKAQPASFK from the coding sequence ATGCCCAGAGCTCTCGTGCTGATGATGGCGGCGCTGCTGGCGGCGCCGGTTCCGGCGCTCGCGACGTGGTCGGTGATCGCGGTCGATCGGAGCACCGGCCGCGTCGTGATCGCCTCTGCGACGTGCGTCGATCGCGACGATCAATTCCTGCCCGGCGTGCAGGCCGTCGTCGTGCCCGGGAAAGGTGTTGCGGCCTGCCAGGCGGCCGTCGACGGCACGCACCAGAATCAGATGCTGGTCTTCGCCGAGCTGCAGAAGGGCACCGATCCGAAGGCGATCGTCGAGATGCTCAGCCGCGATCCGGCCTTTCAGAGCCGGCAGTTCGGCATCGTCGATCTGCAGGGACGCAGCGCGGGACATTCGGGCCTGACGAACGGCTACGTGTCGCAGGACATGCAGGGACAGGTGCCGGGCACCGAGATCTTCTATTCGATCCAGGGAAACATCCTGCGCCCGGGCGACGCCGTGCCGAACGCCGTGAAGGCGTTCGTCGCCGCGCGCGGCGCCGTGACCGATCGCGTCATGGCGGCGCTCGAAGCGGCGGATGCCGCTGGCGGCGACAGCCGCTGTTCCTGTCCACCGCCGTCCGCCGATCAGCCCGCATCCGCCATCCCCTGCGACGGCAAGACGGCGCACGTCGCCTACATTCTGATGGCGGAAAAGGCGGACACCAACGGCGACTCGCACAACAACGGCCGCTATGCGATGTTCCTGCGCGTCGCGCAGCCGGGGCGCGGTGCGAATGAGATCCGCGCGGGTGAGAACCTGAATCCGGTCAAGACGCTGCGGATGCGCTACGACGCGTGGCGCAAGGCGCAGCCGGCGTCGTTCAAATGA
- a CDS encoding GNAT family N-acetyltransferase translates to MTTHVLETPRLRLRPPTADDAQAIFDRYSSDPRVTRYLGWPTHRSVSDTEGFLGFCAAEWERWPAGPLLIESRADGTLLGGTGLGFETPTQASTGYVLAYDAWGFGYATEALAAVRERAARLGVERVYALCHPAHRASARVLEKCGFLCEGTLRGYAEFPNLAPGVQADVLCYAMRYPGV, encoded by the coding sequence ATTACGACCCACGTCCTCGAAACGCCCCGCCTGCGCCTCCGCCCGCCCACGGCGGACGACGCGCAGGCGATCTTCGATCGCTATTCCAGCGATCCGCGCGTCACGCGCTATCTGGGATGGCCCACGCACCGGTCGGTGAGCGACACCGAGGGCTTTCTCGGCTTCTGCGCCGCCGAGTGGGAACGCTGGCCCGCCGGTCCCCTGCTCATCGAATCCCGCGCCGACGGCACACTCCTCGGCGGCACCGGCCTCGGCTTCGAGACCCCGACACAGGCGTCCACCGGCTACGTGCTCGCGTACGACGCATGGGGCTTCGGCTATGCGACCGAGGCGCTCGCCGCCGTGCGCGAGCGTGCGGCGCGGCTGGGCGTCGAACGCGTCTACGCGCTCTGCCATCCGGCCCATCGAGCGTCGGCGCGCGTGCTGGAGAAGTGCGGCTTCCTCTGCGAGGGAACGCTGCGCGGGTACGCTGAATTCCCGAACCTCGCGCCCGGCGTGCAGGCCGACGTGCTGTGCTACGCCATGCGCTATCCAGGGGTCTGA